The following proteins are encoded in a genomic region of Macellibacteroides fermentans:
- a CDS encoding branched-chain amino acid transaminase, whose translation MLYDVSNRRIWFKGEILNVNDAKINILAPTSQFGLNVFEGIPCYWNDEEKLLYAFRLDEHYDRLIRSAKLMQFDLKYTKEDFKKALIDVVKANDYNENLSVRQTLFVDGFGSWASEGPVEMFVAPIPRGKTSAEYNKKGLNCCVTSWRRISEESLSPRVKCGANYINSRVGQREALRNGYDTCIFLNEVGKVAEGPGSCFFMVKGDTLITPRLTDSVLESITRDTIICLAQKELGFNFVERTIDRTELYMADEAFLCGSAMEISPIYTIDRYQIGSGNLGELTKRLHKSYLDCVSGKLENRKNWLTAIK comes from the coding sequence ATGCTATATGATGTTTCAAATAGAAGAATCTGGTTTAAAGGTGAGATTCTAAATGTAAATGACGCAAAAATAAATATCCTTGCCCCTACATCCCAGTTTGGACTTAATGTATTTGAGGGTATCCCTTGTTATTGGAATGACGAGGAAAAGCTGCTGTATGCCTTTCGTTTGGATGAGCATTACGACCGCTTAATCCGTTCTGCTAAGTTGATGCAATTTGACTTGAAATATACAAAGGAAGACTTCAAAAAGGCTCTTATTGATGTGGTTAAGGCAAATGACTATAACGAGAATCTGAGTGTACGCCAGACCTTGTTTGTGGATGGTTTCGGTAGCTGGGCATCAGAGGGACCTGTTGAGATGTTTGTGGCTCCTATTCCTCGTGGAAAAACCAGTGCAGAATACAATAAGAAGGGGCTGAACTGTTGTGTAACCTCTTGGAGGCGTATCAGTGAAGAGAGCCTTAGTCCTCGTGTTAAGTGTGGTGCCAACTACATCAACAGTCGTGTAGGTCAAAGAGAAGCATTACGTAATGGTTATGACACTTGTATCTTTCTGAACGAAGTTGGAAAGGTAGCAGAAGGTCCAGGTAGTTGTTTTTTCATGGTGAAGGGTGATACATTGATTACTCCTCGTTTAACAGATAGTGTACTGGAGTCAATTACTCGTGACACCATCATTTGTTTGGCTCAGAAAGAGTTGGGATTTAATTTTGTTGAGCGCACAATCGATCGCACAGAACTTTATATGGCAGACGAAGCATTTCTTTGTGGTAGTGCAATGGAAATCTCTCCAATCTACACAATCGATCGTTATCAAATTGGGTCAGGAAATCTGGGTGAGTTAACAAAGCGACTGCATAAATCATATCTAGATTGTGTAAGTGGTAAATTAGAGAATAGAAAGAATTGGTTGACAGCAATAAAGTAA
- a CDS encoding acetyltransferase codes for MERTKMKSIIIGAGTYGEVYQAYLTEAGIDIVAFLDDDTSLWNKEINGIPVLGGISLLESLKETHEIEAVYCPIGNNPIRVKFLSYANDLGYETPNFIHHSANIAPHVTLGNGVYILADSIIMPYTQLNDYTMISMGAKIAHHCVLEEGTFVSTGVNFGANINLKKNSFVGIGATLMTGVKELGEDSLVGAGSVVIRDVPANAVVAGNPAKVIKYK; via the coding sequence ATGGAAAGAACTAAAATGAAAAGTATAATAATTGGTGCAGGTACATATGGAGAAGTCTATCAGGCGTACTTAACCGAAGCAGGGATTGATATCGTTGCTTTCCTAGATGACGACACCTCACTGTGGAATAAAGAAATTAATGGAATCCCTGTATTAGGTGGAATAAGTTTATTGGAATCCTTAAAAGAAACCCATGAGATTGAAGCAGTTTATTGCCCTATTGGTAATAACCCTATAAGAGTAAAATTTCTATCTTATGCAAATGATTTAGGTTACGAAACCCCTAATTTCATTCATCATTCTGCGAACATTGCTCCACACGTAACTTTGGGAAATGGAGTTTATATTTTAGCTGATTCTATAATAATGCCGTATACTCAATTAAATGATTATACTATGATAAGTATGGGAGCTAAGATTGCGCATCATTGTGTTCTGGAAGAAGGGACTTTTGTATCAACTGGAGTGAATTTTGGTGCAAATATCAATTTGAAAAAGAATAGCTTCGTTGGCATTGGTGCGACCTTAATGACTGGAGTAAAGGAGTTGGGAGAAGACTCATTAGTGGGGGCTGGATCAGTAGTAATCAGAGATGTTCCGGCAAATGCAGTGGTTGCAGGTAATCCTGCAAAAGTTATTAAGTATAAATAG
- a CDS encoding polysaccharide biosynthesis protein — translation MKRIVQERLNNLAQLKYLSRWIVFGADLATSVTVSLFTIILLQYAIGIFVDLGVFVRMAFFSGVASVAAFMVFRPYRGVVRHSTLQELWRLGSASCVKSVLLITLIYFFGAPKPIKFWILCFFIDSLATGVLMLSLRVILINLYNFILSTNNKQQRNLLIYGTTPQSISSVYLNTQAYLNMYKAMGYIIYGSKGKQMSIGGLPVFYVEDMTGLASLIKRNNLDGILFTNPKEAKEEQNRLIRHCEKLNLRTLVMPPMEDLVDGGVKRSIRPVRIEDLLGRDEIKINLQEIADSLEGKVVLVSGAAGSIGSEICRQLARFRIRKLVLFDSAETPMHNLRLELEEKFPELKFQPVIGDVRSESRVNAVFERYLPQVVFHAAAYKHVPLMESNPCEAIRVNVRGTRNMADHAVKYGVERFVMVSTDKAVNPTNVMGCSKRLAEIYVQSLATAIKNGTHPGVTKFITTRFGNVLGSNGSVIPRFREQIEKGGPITVTHPDIIRYFMTIPEACRLVLEAGTMGKGGEIFIFEMGEPVKIADLARRMIELAGFEPDVDIQIAFTGLRPGEKLYEELLSNEENTLPTPHEKIRVAKVREYNYQEIEPMIDSLTQVARQGKVLDTVIQMKQIVPEFLSQNSEFEKLDIKQVSTSKVC, via the coding sequence ATGAAAAGAATTGTTCAAGAAAGACTTAATAATCTGGCCCAACTCAAATACCTGAGCCGTTGGATTGTGTTTGGAGCCGACCTGGCTACCTCCGTTACCGTATCCCTTTTTACCATCATCCTGCTTCAATATGCCATCGGCATATTTGTGGATTTAGGTGTATTTGTACGCATGGCATTCTTCTCCGGCGTAGCAAGCGTCGCTGCTTTTATGGTTTTCCGTCCCTACCGGGGAGTGGTTCGCCATTCTACGCTGCAGGAGTTGTGGCGTCTGGGCTCGGCTTCATGCGTGAAGTCGGTTTTGCTTATCACCCTGATCTACTTTTTCGGAGCTCCCAAACCTATCAAGTTCTGGATTCTCTGCTTCTTTATCGATTCGCTGGCTACCGGTGTGTTGATGTTATCGCTGCGGGTGATCCTGATAAACCTGTATAATTTCATACTTTCCACCAACAATAAGCAGCAACGGAATTTGCTTATTTATGGTACAACCCCTCAAAGTATATCTTCTGTATACCTTAACACCCAGGCTTACCTTAACATGTATAAGGCCATGGGTTACATCATTTATGGTTCGAAGGGGAAACAGATGAGCATCGGCGGATTGCCGGTTTTTTATGTTGAAGATATGACCGGGCTTGCCAGCCTGATTAAAAGAAATAACCTGGACGGGATTTTATTTACCAATCCCAAAGAGGCCAAAGAGGAACAAAACCGTTTGATCCGTCACTGCGAGAAGCTGAACCTGCGTACGTTGGTGATGCCTCCCATGGAGGATTTGGTGGATGGCGGCGTTAAACGGTCCATCCGTCCGGTTCGTATCGAGGACTTACTGGGCCGCGACGAGATTAAGATCAACCTGCAGGAGATTGCCGATAGTCTGGAGGGCAAAGTGGTGCTGGTGTCTGGTGCGGCGGGCTCCATCGGGAGCGAGATATGCCGTCAGCTGGCACGCTTCCGCATCCGCAAGCTGGTGTTGTTTGACTCGGCGGAGACGCCCATGCATAACCTTCGACTGGAACTGGAGGAGAAGTTTCCGGAACTGAAGTTCCAGCCGGTTATCGGGGATGTGCGCAGTGAATCACGGGTGAATGCAGTTTTTGAAAGATACCTTCCCCAGGTGGTATTCCATGCGGCTGCCTACAAGCATGTGCCGTTGATGGAGAGCAATCCCTGCGAGGCCATACGGGTGAATGTGCGGGGAACGCGCAACATGGCGGACCATGCCGTGAAGTACGGGGTGGAGCGGTTTGTGATGGTATCGACAGACAAGGCCGTAAATCCCACCAATGTAATGGGATGCAGCAAGCGGTTGGCCGAAATATATGTGCAGAGTCTGGCTACGGCCATCAAGAACGGTACCCATCCGGGTGTAACGAAGTTTATCACCACACGCTTTGGCAATGTGCTGGGGAGCAACGGTTCGGTGATTCCGCGCTTCCGCGAACAGATTGAGAAGGGTGGACCTATTACTGTGACCCATCCGGACATCATACGCTACTTTATGACCATCCCCGAGGCGTGCCGGCTGGTGCTGGAGGCGGGTACCATGGGCAAGGGTGGCGAGATCTTTATCTTTGAAATGGGCGAACCTGTAAAGATAGCCGACCTGGCCCGACGGATGATCGAACTGGCCGGCTTCGAGCCCGATGTGGATATCCAGATTGCTTTTACAGGTCTGCGTCCCGGTGAAAAATTATACGAAGAACTATTAAGTAACGAAGAGAATACCCTCCCTACCCCACACGAAAAAATCAGAGTAGCCAAGGTACGTGAGTACAACTACCAGGAGATTGAACCAATGATTGATTCTTTGACACAAGTAGCCCGTCAAGGTAAAGTGCTGGATACGGTAATCCAAATGAAACAAATCGTCCCGGAATTTCTCAGCCAGAATTCAGAATTTGAAAAACTGGATATAAAACAGGTATCGACTTCCAAAGTGTGTTAA
- a CDS encoding O-antigen ligase family protein has protein sequence MKAKLIISNIAFIVALFFMIGGGIYSIPGFILIAAYLILLTFFFTKYVKRSFLNKHSALLYLFLFYVLLTSGFDINTCISLFTTFLACILLPVKQEIIGNNAKYVKIEKLFFFITIGIMMYYCYKSLLLLNENPMALRLLISEEKDDTIVVGGGYALPYSMSLLCPFLLYGSQRIGEKLYKCAIYIVIAAGTLLVLRSLYTTALMIIFFGYLLVAMKKISAKNRALVLLFGVIVLFSFIQLLPHIANYFLNQDSNVVGRRLTEINNIINSTSGGDDDGDFTSRIKLTMSSIMTFLDNPIFGVGPSVHYDYFEMEKIGIGSHAQWFDIFAIYGIFALLLVSFLINAAKKISNNNYSLILFIILGFLNPVFSFTIVFTAFYIAPLLNFLWPANKHYDE, from the coding sequence ATGAAAGCTAAATTAATAATCTCAAATATAGCATTTATTGTTGCTCTCTTCTTTATGATTGGTGGTGGTATATATTCAATCCCAGGTTTTATTCTTATAGCAGCATACCTTATCTTGTTGACGTTTTTTTTTACAAAATATGTAAAAAGAAGCTTTCTTAATAAGCATTCTGCTCTATTATATCTCTTTCTTTTTTACGTGTTGCTAACAAGTGGTTTCGACATTAATACATGTATTTCTCTGTTCACGACATTTTTGGCATGTATTCTCCTACCTGTAAAACAAGAGATAATTGGTAATAATGCGAAATATGTCAAAATAGAAAAACTGTTTTTCTTCATAACAATAGGTATTATGATGTATTACTGCTATAAGTCACTGTTGCTACTTAACGAGAATCCGATGGCTCTAAGATTATTAATTTCCGAGGAAAAGGATGATACAATAGTGGTCGGTGGAGGTTATGCATTGCCATATTCTATGTCTTTATTATGTCCTTTTCTTTTGTATGGATCCCAAAGGATAGGAGAAAAATTATATAAGTGTGCAATATATATAGTTATTGCAGCAGGAACTTTACTTGTATTGAGGTCACTTTACACCACAGCTCTTATGATAATTTTCTTTGGTTATTTGCTTGTTGCAATGAAAAAAATTTCTGCAAAGAATAGAGCACTTGTATTGCTATTTGGAGTTATAGTGCTATTTTCCTTTATTCAGTTATTACCGCATATAGCCAATTATTTTCTTAATCAGGATTCTAATGTAGTTGGTAGAAGATTGACAGAAATCAATAATATAATTAACAGTACTTCGGGAGGAGATGATGATGGGGATTTTACGTCAAGAATTAAATTGACTATGAGTTCCATTATGACCTTTTTAGACAATCCTATATTTGGAGTAGGTCCAAGCGTTCATTATGATTATTTCGAAATGGAAAAAATCGGGATAGGCTCACATGCGCAATGGTTTGATATTTTTGCAATCTACGGAATATTTGCATTATTACTTGTGTCATTTTTAATAAATGCAGCAAAAAAAATATCAAACAATAATTATTCTCTTATCTTATTTATAATATTGGGGTTTTTAAATCCTGTTTTCTCATTCACAATAGTATTCACAGCTTTTTATATTGCTCCTTTGTTAAATTTTTTATGGCCTGCTAACAAACATTACGATGAATAA
- a CDS encoding sugar transferase, translating into MYPLIIKRFIDFAISLIALIILSPLLLVVSLILLFANKGAGVIFFQSRPGMNEKIFNVIKFKSMTEVRDNEGNLLPNDKRITPVGKFIRKTSIDELPQLINVLKGDMSLIGPRPLLIDYLPLYSNDQKKRHNVRPGITGWAQINGRNAISWTQKFELDIWYVENMSFKLDIKIILLTILKVIKSENINQTKEVTMYKFNGKN; encoded by the coding sequence ATGTACCCATTAATCATTAAACGATTTATTGATTTTGCAATCTCGCTAATTGCACTAATAATATTATCTCCATTGCTTTTAGTTGTTAGTTTGATCCTCCTATTTGCAAACAAAGGAGCAGGAGTCATTTTTTTTCAAAGTCGCCCAGGTATGAATGAAAAGATATTTAATGTAATTAAGTTTAAATCAATGACTGAAGTACGGGACAATGAAGGAAATCTTTTACCAAATGACAAAAGAATAACTCCTGTTGGGAAGTTTATTAGAAAAACTTCTATTGATGAATTACCTCAACTTATTAATGTATTAAAAGGTGATATGAGTTTAATAGGTCCCAGACCCTTACTTATTGACTACCTACCCCTATATAGTAACGATCAGAAAAAAAGGCATAACGTTAGACCTGGAATTACGGGGTGGGCTCAAATTAATGGACGAAACGCAATAAGTTGGACACAGAAATTTGAACTGGACATCTGGTATGTAGAAAACATGTCATTTAAATTAGACATAAAGATTATTCTTTTAACTATTTTAAAAGTGATAAAGTCTGAAAACATCAATCAGACAAAAGAGGTAACAATGTATAAATTTAATGGAAAGAACTAA
- a CDS encoding glycosyltransferase family 4 protein → MIKIIRSTTVPSSLDTFCKGLLKDLSQEYEVIGLSSPGESLDKVGIREGIRTISIPMERRISPFKDINSLLLLIRTFYKEKPYIVHSMTPKAGLLCMLASWVCRVPVRIHTFTGLVFPTAKGLSKKILMLTDWLTCACATHIIPEGEGVKNDLLNHGITRKNIKVLGYGNVRGIDLKHYDRSPEVMEKANTIRNPESFSFIFIGRIVKDKGINELIEAFSRLSKENDKIWLILVGPYEDGFNPISDKTRHEIEVNNRIITVGRQNDVRHWLASCDALVFPSYREGFPNVVIEAGALGLPSIVTDINGSREIIQEGINGVIIPPHDTDSLYFAMKRFTKEPDFVATLSKKARQMVASRYEQGFVRKCLINFYSEILTKTDQIKCTH, encoded by the coding sequence ATGATAAAAATTATTCGTAGTACTACAGTTCCAAGTTCTTTGGATACTTTTTGTAAAGGATTATTAAAAGACCTATCTCAAGAATATGAGGTTATTGGATTATCATCTCCCGGAGAAAGTCTTGATAAAGTTGGTATTCGTGAAGGAATAAGAACTATTTCAATACCCATGGAAAGACGTATATCTCCTTTTAAAGATATTAATTCATTATTATTACTTATTAGAACATTTTATAAAGAAAAACCTTACATAGTTCACTCTATGACTCCAAAGGCCGGATTACTTTGTATGTTAGCATCTTGGGTTTGTCGTGTTCCTGTACGAATTCATACATTTACTGGATTAGTTTTTCCAACAGCAAAAGGTTTATCAAAAAAAATCCTTATGCTTACAGATTGGTTGACTTGTGCGTGTGCTACTCACATAATCCCAGAGGGAGAAGGTGTAAAAAATGATTTATTGAACCATGGAATTACAAGAAAAAATATTAAGGTATTGGGGTATGGAAACGTCAGAGGAATTGATTTAAAACATTATGATCGTTCTCCTGAAGTTATGGAAAAAGCAAATACTATTAGAAATCCAGAATCATTTTCTTTTATTTTCATTGGAAGAATCGTAAAAGACAAAGGTATTAATGAGCTAATCGAAGCTTTCTCTCGCTTATCTAAAGAAAATGATAAAATTTGGCTTATTTTAGTTGGCCCATATGAAGATGGTTTTAATCCTATATCTGATAAAACTAGACACGAAATTGAGGTTAATAATCGTATAATAACCGTAGGAAGGCAAAATGATGTTCGTCACTGGCTTGCTTCATGTGATGCATTGGTATTTCCTAGCTATCGCGAAGGGTTTCCAAATGTAGTAATAGAAGCTGGAGCTTTAGGGCTTCCATCTATTGTAACAGATATAAATGGAAGTCGGGAAATTATTCAAGAAGGTATTAATGGTGTAATCATTCCTCCTCATGATACTGATTCTCTATATTTTGCGATGAAAAGATTTACTAAAGAACCTGATTTTGTTGCAACCCTCTCTAAAAAAGCTCGCCAAATGGTTGCATCTCGATACGAACAAGGTTTTGTAAGAAAATGCTTAATTAATTTTTATAGTGAAATATTAACCAAAACTGATCAAATAAAATGTACCCATTAA
- a CDS encoding glycosyltransferase family 2 protein, with translation MNNPLVSVIIPTYKRPDMIFRAVNSVLKQTYDNIEIFVVDDNNPKFPEREATEEVMSQFKNNHNVIYLKHDKNRNGSAARNTGWRISSGKYITFLDDDDEISPNKIQKQVECLESLDDSWGACYTAYHTLMKDGSIQRSTTNQSGDIYLRALMRTFYVGSGSNILLRKKVIDEIGGYDESFKRNQDIEFMTRAFENYKVAYINEDLLTIHWEVRTIKRTYEFVEDVATHYIYKMKERINQLTPYDQHRVLAVIALDRARVALKFKEYKDLFRILKENKVTFGECCKYVCYLVKRVCTKKSYGFYLD, from the coding sequence ATGAATAATCCTCTAGTCTCAGTAATTATCCCTACATATAAACGTCCGGATATGATATTCCGCGCTGTAAATAGCGTATTAAAGCAAACTTATGATAATATTGAAATTTTCGTAGTAGATGACAACAATCCAAAATTTCCAGAACGAGAGGCTACAGAAGAGGTGATGTCTCAATTTAAAAACAACCATAATGTTATATATTTGAAGCATGACAAAAACAGAAATGGTTCTGCAGCACGTAATACAGGTTGGCGTATTTCAAGTGGTAAATATATAACATTTCTGGATGATGATGATGAAATCTCACCCAATAAAATTCAGAAACAAGTTGAATGTTTGGAGTCCTTAGATGACTCATGGGGTGCTTGCTATACAGCATACCATACCCTTATGAAAGATGGTAGTATTCAGAGATCCACCACGAACCAAAGTGGAGATATATACCTTCGCGCTCTGATGCGTACGTTTTATGTGGGCTCTGGTTCAAATATTCTGCTTAGGAAGAAAGTGATTGATGAGATTGGGGGATATGACGAATCTTTCAAACGAAATCAAGATATTGAATTTATGACGCGAGCATTTGAAAACTACAAAGTGGCATATATAAATGAGGATTTGCTGACAATTCATTGGGAAGTTAGAACAATAAAACGAACTTATGAATTTGTTGAAGATGTAGCAACTCATTACATTTATAAAATGAAGGAAAGGATAAATCAACTTACGCCTTATGACCAACATCGTGTACTTGCTGTAATAGCCTTAGATAGAGCACGAGTTGCCTTAAAATTTAAGGAATACAAAGATTTATTTAGAATCTTAAAAGAAAACAAAGTAACTTTTGGAGAATGTTGTAAATATGTATGTTATCTTGTAAAAAGAGTCTGCACAAAGAAGTCATATGGTTTTTATCTAGATTAG
- a CDS encoding DegT/DnrJ/EryC1/StrS family aminotransferase yields the protein MNNKIWLSLAHMSGREQDFIKEAFDTNWVVPLGPNVDGFEKDLEGFVGHDRHVVALSAGTAALHLGLIQLGVGPGDEVICQSFTFAASANPIAYQHATPVYIDSEKDTWNMDPALLEEAITDRLAKTGKLPKAIIPVHLYGMPAKMDEIMAVANTYGIPVLEDAAEALGSEYKGRRCGTFGDFGVLSFNGNKMITTSGGGALVCRTPEQAQKTMFYATQARDNAPHYQHTHIGYNYRMSNICAGIGRGQMTIVDDHIAKRRANHALYASLLKEVNGISLLTNPSDQFNSNHWLTCILVDPAVAGCTREDIRLHLEKENIETRPLWKPMHMQPVFKDAPFYGNGTAAGLFDKGLCLPSGPTLTEQDINRVVVAIKSLQS from the coding sequence ATGAATAACAAAATTTGGCTTTCGCTTGCTCACATGTCTGGACGTGAGCAAGACTTTATAAAAGAGGCATTTGATACCAACTGGGTGGTTCCGTTGGGTCCTAATGTGGATGGGTTCGAAAAGGATCTGGAGGGGTTTGTTGGTCACGACCGTCATGTAGTGGCTTTAAGTGCCGGAACTGCGGCTTTGCATTTGGGGTTGATCCAACTGGGTGTTGGGCCGGGCGACGAGGTGATTTGTCAGTCGTTTACCTTTGCTGCGTCTGCCAATCCCATCGCGTACCAGCATGCAACGCCTGTATATATAGATAGCGAAAAGGATACCTGGAATATGGATCCGGCTCTGCTGGAAGAGGCGATTACAGATCGTCTGGCAAAGACAGGTAAACTGCCTAAGGCTATTATTCCGGTGCATTTGTATGGGATGCCGGCCAAGATGGACGAGATTATGGCGGTAGCCAATACCTATGGGATTCCGGTGCTGGAGGATGCTGCCGAGGCATTAGGTTCGGAATATAAAGGGCGCAGGTGTGGTACTTTTGGAGATTTTGGAGTTTTGTCGTTCAACGGAAATAAGATGATCACCACTTCGGGTGGGGGTGCATTGGTTTGCCGTACGCCGGAACAGGCCCAAAAGACCATGTTTTATGCTACACAGGCCCGTGATAATGCGCCGCATTACCAACACACGCACATTGGGTACAACTACCGCATGAGTAATATTTGTGCCGGTATCGGCAGGGGGCAGATGACCATCGTAGATGACCATATTGCTAAAAGACGTGCTAATCATGCCTTGTATGCCTCATTGCTAAAAGAGGTGAATGGTATTTCGCTGCTTACCAATCCTTCTGACCAGTTTAATTCAAATCACTGGCTTACCTGTATTCTGGTGGATCCCGCCGTTGCCGGATGTACCCGCGAAGATATCAGATTGCATCTGGAAAAGGAAAACATTGAAACCCGCCCATTATGGAAACCAATGCATATGCAACCGGTATTTAAGGATGCTCCTTTCTACGGAAACGGTACCGCTGCCGGTCTGTTTGATAAAGGTCTTTGCCTGCCTTCGGGTCCTACCCTTACCGAACAGGATATAAACCGGGTGGTTGTTGCAATCAAATCGCTACAATCATAA
- a CDS encoding lipopolysaccharide biosynthesis protein, translating to MSLRHQIVNSVGWNTSAVFVNTLVQVLRIAVLARILDASDFGLVAISLAVVSFCEIFSDLGFTVPILHKQDITKEQYSSVFWVNNIISVAIYAILFATAPIIASIYGSPELVSIVRTLGLSIIINSFGKIFQTIRTKELQFRFLSIVSIFSSIIGFCFILLLALNGHGVYSLVYGTLIQITLRQIVYFFKGIKSSTIKFYLNMGEIKDFFKIGGYQICAQLCDFIVAKADVFILGKMVGMEELGFYNLAKELILKCYSLMNSISRSVMTASLAKIQEDIERTRKVFSVYSELFAYLGGVIFLFVFIFSSMISKTMYGESYIEIEPILKVLCFYGLFSTFISPSASLTVARGRTDIVLKWTIVTAVISLSLTTASAIFGLYAIVYTQVLISIIFFGLNWKMITNKLIDVSFYDYTKQYIKSIAIMLTIILICSFDIRNIGLLLVCYIIVVITIAMICIQRGFLKYLKR from the coding sequence ATGAGTTTAAGACACCAAATAGTAAATAGTGTTGGTTGGAATACATCTGCGGTATTTGTCAATACATTGGTGCAAGTTTTGAGGATAGCAGTCTTGGCAAGAATACTTGACGCGTCAGATTTTGGACTTGTTGCTATATCTCTTGCAGTTGTTTCATTTTGTGAAATTTTCTCGGATTTAGGTTTTACAGTTCCAATATTGCATAAGCAAGACATAACTAAAGAGCAGTATTCATCTGTTTTTTGGGTAAATAATATTATTAGTGTAGCGATTTATGCAATATTATTTGCCACAGCACCCATAATTGCCAGTATTTATGGTTCACCTGAATTAGTGTCAATTGTTAGGACATTGGGCCTTTCAATAATCATCAATTCATTTGGCAAAATATTCCAAACGATTAGAACAAAGGAATTACAGTTTAGGTTTCTGTCTATTGTTTCTATTTTTTCATCAATAATTGGCTTTTGTTTTATTTTATTATTAGCATTAAATGGCCATGGCGTCTATAGTTTAGTTTATGGAACGCTTATACAAATAACATTAAGACAAATTGTTTATTTCTTCAAAGGAATTAAATCTTCAACCATAAAATTCTACTTGAATATGGGAGAAATAAAAGACTTCTTTAAGATTGGTGGATATCAGATTTGCGCTCAATTATGTGATTTCATAGTAGCGAAAGCGGATGTTTTCATACTTGGGAAAATGGTGGGCATGGAGGAGCTTGGTTTTTACAATTTAGCAAAAGAGTTAATTCTAAAATGTTATTCTCTAATGAATTCTATATCAAGAAGTGTTATGACAGCATCTTTAGCGAAGATACAGGAAGACATAGAAAGAACAAGAAAAGTTTTTTCAGTCTATTCGGAATTGTTTGCCTATCTTGGAGGAGTAATTTTTTTATTTGTATTCATTTTTTCTTCCATGATTTCAAAAACAATGTATGGAGAAAGCTATATTGAGATAGAACCAATTCTTAAAGTTCTTTGTTTTTATGGTTTATTCTCTACTTTTATATCTCCATCGGCATCATTGACAGTTGCAAGAGGAAGAACAGATATAGTGTTAAAGTGGACTATAGTGACTGCTGTGATTAGTTTAAGTTTGACAACAGCAAGTGCAATTTTTGGATTATATGCTATTGTTTATACACAAGTATTAATTAGTATAATTTTTTTTGGACTAAATTGGAAAATGATAACAAACAAATTAATCGATGTGTCGTTTTACGATTACACGAAGCAATATATTAAGAGTATTGCAATAATGCTTACTATAATTTTGATTTGCTCATTTGATATTAGGAATATAGGGCTTCTGCTCGTTTGCTACATTATAGTTGTTATCACGATTGCTATGATTTGTATTCAAAGAGGATTTTTGAAATACTTAAAGAGATAG